Below is a window of Mycoplasmopsis anatis DNA.
TGCTATTTCATTTTCTTCTAAACCATAAAGTTCAGCAAGTCCCAAAACCAATTCAAATATATTTAATAATTTTTCTTCATTAATTTTATTATTTGCCTGCGAAATAGCACTAAAAGTCTCTATCAATTGTTCATTTATGTCATTACTAATAATCTTAGAATTAATTGTTGTTGGTAGATTATAGTCATTACCAAACGACACCAAAAAATGAATTAAATCAGCGAATTCTTCACATATAAAGTCCCTATTTAAGTTTCTTGTTTTCTTTCAGTACTTAAATGTTTCTATCTCATTTGCAAATTCTCCTAATTCAACCATTAGAGCAATTAATTTTCTTTTTTCTAAGTCGTTTTTTGTAAAATTCGGATTCAAATCTAGTGCTTTTTGAGTAAGTTCTTTATCTAATTCTAATTGTTTATTAAATATATCTGTAAAATTCATGAATTAATTATACACAAAATAAATAAAAATAACCCCAAATTAGAGTTATTTATATTTGTATTTGCCATTCTTAAAATCATTTAAATAATTTTTTAAAATAAATGTATCTTTATCTAGATGAATTTCACTAAATGATTTTAAATATCAATTCTTTTGATTACTATAACACCAAAAATTAAGGGTGGTGGAAAAAATGTGTGGAGAAATTATTATTTAGATTTTGCTCGATCGTTATATATTGATTTTATCGAAGTAAAAAATAAATTAAATGTCAATTTATAAATTAATTCTTAATCCTTTTTTAAATCTTGAAGTGCAAATGCTTATCTTAACAAGATTTTATATTAAAATTGGTAGATTTTTTGTGAAAATAAGCTCCGCAGCGCTTGAAAAGATCAGTCCGTTAGGACGTTTCCTTATAAATTTTTAAAAAGAAAAGCCAGAGCGACGACTGAGCCTATAAAAATGAACTACATTAGAGATGTGGTTTAATAACGAAAAAAATCAAAAGCCTCTCCACTGCGTTTGAGTGGAAAGCTGATCAATAAAATAATTATGTAAAACATATTGTGGTTGAAATTGTGATATATGTAGTAAAAGACCACATTTTATTATTCAAGATTAGGTAATAGATCTAGTAAAATCATTTCTATATTTAACTCTTGTTTAGCCTTTTCTCTAGAAGATTTAAAACCAAAAATTTTTCTTGGCATATTGTTTATTTCATCTTGAAGCTCTTGAACTTCTTCATCATTTAGTTCCGTAAAATCAAATCCTTTTTTAAATTTTCTACGAATTAGTCCATTTAAATGTTCATTCGAACCTCTCTGAAATGAACAATATGGTTGTGCTTTATAAATTAATAAGTCATTTTTATAGATTGCTAATCTTAAGGTATGGAATTCAAATTTATTATCTGAAGTTATTGAAAAAAATGGAAATGGATAATCCTTAATTATTTCATTCAGCGCCTTGTTTATCTCAAATCAAAATTTGCTAGTGACCTTTTTATAATGGTAAAACGTGTTTTTCTTTCTGTTAAAGTTAGCAAGTTATGATATCCTTTTCATTTTCTTCTGATAACTAAGTCAATTTCTCAATAACCCCATTTTTCTATAGTTTCTATACTTTTAGGTCGCATAGGTATAGGAAAACAAACTTATTACCATGAGTTAATCTAATCTTATAATCAATCTTTCTTTTACTATTCTTAACATAGCACTTTCTTAAACAGTTTTTCATTTTCTGGACTCAAATATTTAATTTAATCCACTCGTAAATAGTTCCAAAAGAATAACCTTTTTTACCTGTTTTTTCTTGATAAAGTTTAAGAGTAGCTTGAAAACACCATGATAATTTTCATAGCGTTCCGCAAAGAAATCATTAAATTCTTTATCTACAAAAGCATTATGATTTATTGAATAGCATTTTCTAATTTTTGTTTTTTTATTAGCGTATGCAGCATCATATTCACTGTAGATATTAGAATTTCGTTTAACTTCTTTAGAGATTGCTTACAGATCTTTTTAACATTTGTGCAATTTCTTTAATGTTTTGGAAATGGAGTTGATTTGAATAATTAATCTTTCTTCTGGTTTTAATTGTGTATAATTTATATAACTCATTTCAAAATTTAGGGTTAAAAGAGGAACATGCGTTTGATTTTAGTTAGTTTCTCTTTTTTATTTTAAAATAATTTAAACTAAAAAGCACAAACACAAATATGTTTGAACTTGAAAGTATAATCAATGAAAAAATATCGCATTATAATTTACGATATTTCCTGTGTTTCCCACTTAGTAGCATAAATAAAAAACTATCAAACACTAATTTGTTTGGTAGTTATTTTTTTATTTTGTAATCTCATTAAAAGCAAATTTAATAAGATTAAAATCTTCTCAAGATTGCTCTGTAATGTTATTTTTAATCTCTAAAGTTTCAATTAATTTTCCATCAAAATATTTTTCTGTTTCTTTAACATCTCTCATAATTGAGATTATTTTTTCGACAGTAAATTTATCATCTCCAGAAAGTCCTGTAAATTTGTTTATTTGATAAACTAAGAATTTGATCATCACTAGACTTAAAAATGAAAGACAAATATAACCTTTAATATGATTTCAAGTTGAAAGATACATTGGTCTAAGGGATAAATTTCCTTTAAGAACCCTAAAATTCTCTTCTGCTTGTCATTGCTTTGAATACAATGAAACTATATCACTTTCCTTTAGATCAAATCTATTTGTTTCGTAAATATAGTATCCATCGTATTTTTGATCTTCCTCAATTTTTTCTATATCTAAAATATAATAAGCTTTATTTTCAATCGCTTTAAAGAATCTATATTTTTTGTTAGCTGTCATATTTTCAAATGAAACTTGACCTTTTTCGTTTGCTATTTTATTAAAATTATCAATTAATTGTTCACGATCTTTTCTGTCTTTTAACGCTCTTTTTGAACTAAATGTAATTATTTGTTTTCTATAATTCCCATTATTTCTACCATTTTTATATGTCGAAACAATTTCTCTACTTTTGAATAACATCCCATTTTCTTTTTTATATCCATCTTCATTTATTACATATTCCTTGAATGCTTTACTTGAAGATTTAAGTCTATATGAAATGATGTAATTTAGTTTTTTGTCTTCTAAAAATCTTATGTTTTTATTAACACTCATCCCTTTGTCTGCGATTATTGTTACATTCTTAATTTCATATGTTTTAAGTAATTCTAAAACAAATGGTATAAATGTTTTTGAGTCAGCTGTATTTCCAGGGAAAACTTTGTAATGTAATGGTATTCCATTAGAATCTGTTACTAAACCGATTACAATTTGGTCTTCTTTGAATTTTCCATCTTTTGAAAATCCTGGTTTTTTAAAGCCTTTTCTATCGAATGTCTCGAAATACGATGTTGTTGAATCATATCATACAATCGAAATATCTCTTTTGTATGTTTCAACAATTTTATTATTTACATTCTTTAGTATTTGTTCTTGATTTAATGCTATATAATCGAGAGATCTATAAAATGAATTTTTCTTAAAACTATCTTTATTGTGTTTTAAAGATTCTTTATATGTAGCAAATACACTTATGGGATTAGTTATTTTTTGGTAAATTTGTTGAACAACAATTGTATTAAGACTAATTGATTTTGTATCGGTGCAATTTTCAAATATGTTAAAGTAATCGACCATATTTTTTATCAATTCAATACCCTTATATTTTTCATAAACTTCAGATTTTTTAACATTTTTTTGCTTAATCTTTTTATCAATTATTTCAATAATTTTCTCCTTTGTTCAGCTTAAAGGAATATCTCTTATGATTTCTTGAATTATTTTTACTGAGTTTGGTTGAAATGTGTCAAACTCTTCCTCATAACCAATTCCAAATCTTGTCTCATATCTCGAACTATCCAATCTTCTATATCCTATCGAGATATAAGTCCCTTTATTTCTTTTTGACCTAGAAATAATTCAATTTCTCTTATTTGTCTTTTTCATACCCTATATTATATCACATTAGTAGCATAATAGTATAAAATTTTATATTTATAAATAAATATAAATGAAAAAAAATCCTACATTTTCCACATTAAGTGGGAAATGCAGGAAAAATATCGCATTATAATTTACGATATTTTTTTGATATTATCTATTTTTCTATTCGTGCTTGAGTTAAACTTATGCATCCAGAAAACATATCGGTCATCTCTTTGACTTTTGAAGTATTAAAGTTTAAAGGCTGGTTAAAGTTTTGACAATTTGAAAACATATAGGACATGTCAGTAACGTTTGAGGTGTCAAAGTTTAAGGGTTGGTTGAAGTTTTAGCAACCAGAAAACATTCCGTACATATCTGTAACGTTTGAGGTGTCAAAGTTTAAGGGTTGGTTGAAGTTTTGGCAACCATAAAACATGTTGAACATGGTTGTAACGTTTGAGGTATCTCATTTTTCTATTCCATTATAATTCTTTCGTTTGATATTTACAAACAATCTAGACATATCTGTAATTAGCTCGGTATTGATTTCACCTAAGTAAATTTCTTCATTTTTAATTAATTCTCTTAATTCTTCCTTAGTTGTTGGCTTAAATTTCATATTTTCTCCTTTTTTATATATATTTTAAAGATAATACATATTTCATAATATATTTAATATTCTTTCTTCTCTTCGATTTATTTGCATAACATCAAATTGATCGATTTTATTTGTATCTTTATCATTAGAATGTTTTGAATTTTTAATAAAATAACTTATATCTATTAAAATCTCATTTTTATTATAGTTTTTATTAGCACTCTGATCGTCATCATAATATACAATAATTTCAGGAATAACCTTTTCTCATGCATATTTAAGGCCTTTCAATGTGCAATTATAATCACTAGTATTAACTACATTAAGTTTATCTTTTAGTTCTTTTTTACCAGCGCTTGAATTTAATGATTTTTCTAAAATAGTTCCGTTACCAATTGATTCAACCAAAATACGCTCTTCATCACTCTTAGAATTTCAAAAATTACTTTTCTTAGCTTGTATATGCTCATAAGTAGGATTGTTTTCATAAATTGAATTTATATTTTTTAGTATATTCTTTAGTCCTATAACATCTTGCGCTTGCATTGTTCTGAGAAAATATGTAATGTTAAATAATAACTCCAATTTATCTTTATTTGTGCTAGATAGAATTTTTTTATTTATTTTTTCTTGCATTAAATTATATTTTAATGCTTGATTAATTGTATCGTAAGATGCATTTTTGAAAATATTCAACTCGAATAATTTGCCTCTAAAGGATTCTAGAGAATCCAATCTATCGCTTTTAATGTCTTCAGCTATTTTATTTAACTTTCATTGAATAGATTGTCCGCCAAAAAATGAAGTTTTTCAAATAAAATTGAATCTTTGAATTTCGAATAATCAACTTATTAATTCTTCTAAATTATTTGACTTGTTTTTAATACAAAAACGCTTGATGATTTGATAAATTAAGTAAGTGAAAACTGTTCTTCTTCCACCTTGAGATATTGAAAAAATGTAATGAAAGATTATTTTTAATGTTTCCACATCAATTAAACTAGAATCCAATTCTTCTAAAATTTCAACATAGTTGTTAATTTTTTCATTTTTATCACTTTTAATTTTCTTAGCATTGATAAGATTGTAAATTTTAGATAAATACAAAATTTCATCAATCTTCTCTTTAGGAGATTTTTCTGTATTTTCATCTAATAAATGACTAAAAGCTTTATAAGAAGGTGAAATTTTAGAATCCATTAAATCATCGATTTGTCTTTTACTATATCCTTTCTCCAATAGTACAAATGTTATAAAATGTTCGAGTTTATCTTTATCAACTTCATTTGAATTATTCTTTCTAAAATAATTGAAAAAGTCTTCATCAATTTTTTTTAATTCTTTATTAATCCTTTCTTCATTTTGTAAATTCATCCCTTCTCTCAAATAAGAATAGAACAAGGATTTTAGTAAATCAATATCATTTAGTTTTACACCCAATGTATTCAATTTTTCAAAATAAGAATAACCATTGATATTAGGTAAAACTATTAACGCTAATTTCACATGAAACAAAAACGAATTGACAAATTCTTCAAACTCATCCATATTATTATCGTAATTAGTCTTTATTCAGTTATATATTTCAATAAGATTGTTTCTTAATAAATTATCTTTATTATTATTTTTGTCCATTTCTGGATCCAAATCAATGATTTTATTAAATTGCTCATAAGAACAGGAATCGCTTAAGTTTTTAAATTTTTCAGTAATCACTCGTGAATGCGTTCCGAACATTTTGTTAAATAAATCAGGTATTTTCTTAAACTCTTCTTTTTCTATATCAATGTTATTTACATAATATATGTAAATAGCGAAAGATATCAATAATAATGTAGTAGTTCTTTGTTGTCCATCGATAATTGAATAAGAATTTTCATAGGTGTCATGTGAAAAAATAATAATCGAAATAAAGTGCTCCTTTTTATCTACTTTAATATTTTTTATGTCATCCAATAATACCTTAATAATATTGAAATCTCAAACATAATTTCTTTGGTAAATAGGTACATTAATAGTGCTAATATTAACAAAACTACGTTCGAAATAATCATGAACATTAAGATTTTTAACTTCAACATTTTGAATGTTAGATTTTTGTTTAAAATCATTTACATTAAATTTTCAATTTATTTTTGATAAAGAATCTATTTTTGCTCTTAAATTAGAACTAAAAATTTCTTTTTTTGCTTCATATGTTTTATTCAATGAAGCAAGTACTAACAAATTAGTAGCACTATTTTTAATTCTTTCAACAATATCAGTGTAATTCTCGTCCTTAAAATCTATCTTTAGGCTTCAAAATCTATTTTTACCATCAAAATAGTTAAAACTTCCCAAAGAAAGTACCTTATCTTTAAAATTCAAACTATCTATATTATTATCCATTAATAAACTAAAAGTTGTAGAGTATTCGTCCAGCCATACCATGTCAATATCCGAAGAATTATCTTCGCATTTATATTGTAAAAATGAATAGAACTCATTAATTTTGGAGTTTCATGTTTCTAATAAATGTTTATCAAATGACAATTTAATTTTTTCTGTTTCATCTTCATTTGAAATTTTTATTATTTTTTCAGATATATAAAGTTCATCTTTTTCCTCATAAATCAATTCAAAATAGAGACAACATTTTTTAAATTGGTCAAAGGTTGCGGGACTACTTTTACTTAACCATTTTTTTAAATCTTCACTAACTACTCTTTTTTCGGCTTTATTCTTTGAATAAATTAATCTATTAATTTCTTTAGAATTAATGTATTCTGTCAATAATTGATAAAACTTATCATTTATATAAAAATTTAAGGATGTTCCTATAATATGATATTTAAAATAATCATTATTTTTTATTATTGAAATATTATTTTTCATTATTTAATTCCTCAATTCTTGCTATGGTTTCGAAAATATCTTCAAGCACATTTACATCTATTGAATTACCAGCCATGAGATAAAGTTGGTTGTGATTTATTACATTTTGTTCTATAAATGGTTTTATTAAATCAAAATCCTTATCTTCAAATCCCATGATTTTGAATGCTTCTCTTGGAGTGATAAAACGATGTTGTAATTTATTTTTTACATTATTCTCAAAATAAATAACTCCAACATTAGGATTACGATCTTGTTTAGTTGTTAAAGTATTAATGCGATATGAGTTCTTTTCTGCTAAAACTAAATCTGATAAACACTTGTTATCTTCGATCATTTTATATCGACTTGGGGTATCTGGTATCAATGCTTCTAAAGCCTCATCAGGGTGCTTTTTGTTTGTAATATCTAATATTTCTTTATACTGTTTTTCGAGATTATTTTTAGTAGTATTATTTTTAATGCTTCGTACATAATAAGCAAATTCAATATCATTATTAAATGGAGTTTTAAGATCTTTTAATACACTTAATGCAAAAACTCTTTCCCTTTTTTGTAGGGAGTTATGATGATTGGCATTAAAAACTCCTGTAAATGTTTTGTATCCATGTTCTTCCAATTTTTGAATTCACTTTTGATATTCGTTTTTATACTTCGTTACTAACATCTTGACATTTTCTAGCAATAAATATTTAGGTTTTTCTTGCGCTTCAGCAAGTATTCGATCTATTTCTCATACTAAATGACTTGTTGAATTTTGATTCATTATACCTAATGAACGACCCATATTTGCAGCACTTAGTCCTTGGCATGGAAATGAATATGTCAATAGATCTATTTTTAGTTTACTTAATGTTTTCCCGCTAAATTCCTTGATGTTTGAGTAATTATTGGAAAGCAAGTTGGCTGCAACTAAATAATTTAATACTTGAATATTCTTTGGAATTTTTTTAGATATCCTTTTTGAATCTATTGAAAAATCATTAGATTTTCAATACTTTATTTTGTCTTCTAAAATGTCCATGTTATATTTTTTCAATATTTCATTTACATTGTCGACAGTTAAATTATGATGTATTACAGAGTAAGCAATATTAGCGCTTACATATCAATCGCTAATTCCCACAACTTTAAACTTAGTATTGTAATTTTTTTTATTTATTTTTTTAATTGATTTATGTTGAGCACCTATACCTGCAAAAGCTTCAAAAACTCTTATTTTAGGCATAACTAAATATGCGTTCGATTAAACGCAATTGTTTTCTAATATTATTTTTCTTAATTATGCTTTTGCAATATATATATATATATATATATATATATATATAAAAA
It encodes the following:
- a CDS encoding dUTP diphosphatase, with amino-acid sequence MNFTDIFNKQLELDKELTQKALDLNPNFTKNDLEKRKLIALMVELGEFANEIETFKYWKKTRNLNRDFICEEFADLIHFLVSFGNDYNLPTTINSKIISNDINEQLIETFSAISQANNKINEEKLLNIFELVLGLAELYGLEENEIAKWYEIKNKKNHERIKTNY
- a CDS encoding BspA family leucine-rich repeat surface protein, producing MKFKPTTKEELRELIKNEEIYLGEINTELITDMSRLFVNIKRKNYNGIEKWDTSNVTTMFNMFYGCQNFNQPLNFDTSNVTDMYGMFSGC
- a CDS encoding DUF262 domain-containing protein; the encoded protein is MKNNISIIKNNDYFKYHIIGTSLNFYINDKFYQLLTEYINSKEINRLIYSKNKAEKRVVSEDLKKWLSKSSPATFDQFKKCCLYFELIYEEKDELYISEKIIKISNEDETEKIKLSFDKHLLETWNSKINEFYSFLQYKCEDNSSDIDMVWLDEYSTTFSLLMDNNIDSLNFKDKVLSLGSFNYFDGKNRFWSLKIDFKDENYTDIVERIKNSATNLLVLASLNKTYEAKKEIFSSNLRAKIDSLSKINWKFNVNDFKQKSNIQNVEVKNLNVHDYFERSFVNISTINVPIYQRNYVWDFNIIKVLLDDIKNIKVDKKEHFISIIIFSHDTYENSYSIIDGQQRTTTLLLISFAIYIYYVNNIDIEKEEFKKIPDLFNKMFGTHSRVITEKFKNLSDSCSYEQFNKIIDLDPEMDKNNNKDNLLRNNLIEIYNWIKTNYDNNMDEFEEFVNSFLFHVKLALIVLPNINGYSYFEKLNTLGVKLNDIDLLKSLFYSYLREGMNLQNEERINKELKKIDEDFFNYFRKNNSNEVDKDKLEHFITFVLLEKGYSKRQIDDLMDSKISPSYKAFSHLLDENTEKSPKEKIDEILYLSKIYNLINAKKIKSDKNEKINNYVEILEELDSSLIDVETLKIIFHYIFSISQGGRRTVFTYLIYQIIKRFCIKNKSNNLEELISWLFEIQRFNFIWKTSFFGGQSIQWKLNKIAEDIKSDRLDSLESFRGKLFELNIFKNASYDTINQALKYNLMQEKINKKILSSTNKDKLELLFNITYFLRTMQAQDVIGLKNILKNINSIYENNPTYEHIQAKKSNFWNSKSDEERILVESIGNGTILEKSLNSSAGKKELKDKLNVVNTSDYNCTLKGLKYAWEKVIPEIIVYYDDDQSANKNYNKNEILIDISYFIKNSKHSNDKDTNKIDQFDVMQINRREERILNILWNMYYL
- the dcm gene encoding DNA (cytosine-5-)-methyltransferase, with the protein product MPKIRVFEAFAGIGAQHKSIKKINKKNYNTKFKVVGISDWYVSANIAYSVIHHNLTVDNVNEILKKYNMDILEDKIKYWKSNDFSIDSKRISKKIPKNIQVLNYLVAANLLSNNYSNIKEFSGKTLSKLKIDLLTYSFPCQGLSAANMGRSLGIMNQNSTSHLVWEIDRILAEAQEKPKYLLLENVKMLVTKYKNEYQKWIQKLEEHGYKTFTGVFNANHHNSLQKRERVFALSVLKDLKTPFNNDIEFAYYVRSIKNNTTKNNLEKQYKEILDITNKKHPDEALEALIPDTPSRYKMIEDNKCLSDLVLAEKNSYRINTLTTKQDRNPNVGVIYFENNVKNKLQHRFITPREAFKIMGFEDKDFDLIKPFIEQNVINHNQLYLMAGNSIDVNVLEDIFETIARIEELNNEK